In Dyadobacter subterraneus, a single genomic region encodes these proteins:
- a CDS encoding RagB/SusD family nutrient uptake outer membrane protein, whose protein sequence is MKLYIKHSILSGMAIMLSLTACDESWVDTKPNGESTTAYFWDSEDDVIKGVASMYVAMRDEATWGRDLFWVQNASDDLIVGRSKADGENIKNFIPSGNEGYLTGGWNDLYSMMNKANQTIEGVQKATNVSDAIRNRSLGEAYFIRAFSHFWLAYLWGHKDQGVPYDGIENAEFGYRIPPQLPSVTDNYAQIISDLQKAADLLPLFQTYGAADQGRAHKAAAWGYMVKTYAYWAQYDNTKWAAIPEIADKIKNEGGRALMTGQGSSLANYKSVFKAANNWGTEYIWSVTSGVQGGSEFPGVILENKGWGIYNGWGYFQPTAELYDEYEANDPRREATILKFGDKFTFFGVERSYFSTNSLSGFQINKYMDPYSNGTNQDPGTNTQINQNGDYPTTTLNLPLMRYAEILLFKAEALIQQGKNTEAAAPLNEVRARVGLAPITAPTLANLKHERRVELGCEWTDRLADLKRWGDYDKINAPLHGRIHANKTDPASTYTVQQVWPARKFTAAKLAWPISPNEIARSNGAYKQTPGW, encoded by the coding sequence ATGAAACTATATATAAAACATTCAATTTTATCAGGTATGGCAATTATGCTAAGCCTGACTGCATGTGATGAAAGTTGGGTAGATACCAAGCCAAACGGAGAGTCAACTACTGCTTATTTCTGGGATAGCGAGGACGATGTGATCAAAGGTGTGGCTTCCATGTATGTGGCCATGCGTGATGAAGCTACCTGGGGCCGCGACCTTTTCTGGGTTCAAAATGCGAGTGACGATTTGATCGTTGGAAGATCAAAAGCCGATGGAGAAAACATCAAAAACTTTATTCCATCTGGTAATGAAGGCTATTTGACAGGCGGTTGGAATGATTTGTATTCGATGATGAATAAAGCAAACCAAACGATTGAAGGTGTGCAAAAAGCTACGAATGTAAGTGATGCTATCAGAAACCGTTCTCTTGGTGAAGCCTATTTCATACGTGCTTTTTCTCATTTCTGGCTTGCTTATTTGTGGGGACACAAAGATCAGGGCGTTCCTTACGATGGAATTGAAAATGCAGAATTCGGTTACAGAATTCCGCCTCAGCTTCCTTCTGTAACCGATAACTACGCTCAAATTATCAGCGATTTACAAAAGGCAGCCGATCTTCTTCCTTTGTTCCAGACTTACGGAGCGGCCGATCAGGGAAGAGCACATAAGGCTGCGGCATGGGGTTATATGGTTAAAACATATGCTTACTGGGCGCAATACGACAATACCAAATGGGCAGCAATTCCTGAAATTGCAGATAAAATTAAAAATGAAGGCGGTCGCGCACTTATGACCGGACAAGGCAGCAGTCTTGCCAATTACAAATCGGTTTTTAAGGCAGCCAATAACTGGGGAACGGAATACATCTGGTCTGTAACTTCGGGTGTTCAGGGTGGCTCTGAATTTCCAGGTGTAATTTTGGAAAACAAAGGCTGGGGAATTTATAACGGCTGGGGTTATTTCCAGCCAACTGCTGAGCTCTATGATGAATATGAAGCAAACGACCCGCGCCGTGAAGCAACGATTTTGAAGTTTGGTGACAAATTCACTTTCTTCGGTGTTGAGCGTTCTTATTTTTCAACCAATAGTTTATCAGGCTTCCAGATCAATAAGTATATGGATCCTTACAGCAATGGGACAAACCAGGATCCGGGAACAAATACGCAGATCAACCAGAATGGCGACTACCCTACTACAACGTTGAATTTGCCTTTGATGCGTTATGCAGAAATTTTACTTTTCAAAGCAGAAGCACTCATTCAACAAGGTAAAAACACTGAGGCTGCCGCGCCATTGAACGAAGTGCGTGCCCGTGTGGGACTTGCTCCAATTACTGCCCCGACACTTGCTAACCTGAAACATGAACGCCGCGTAGAATTGGGTTGTGAATGGACGGACCGTCTGGCGGATTTAAAACGTTGGGGTGATTATGATAAAATCAACGCACCGCTTCACGGCCGCATTCATGCAAACAAAACGGACCCTGCTTCCACTTATACAGTTCAGCAGGTTTGGCCGGCAAGAAAATTTACCGCTGCAAAATTAGCATGGCCGATCAGTCCAAATGAAATTGCAAGAAGTAACGGCGCTTACAAACAAACACCCGGCTGGTAA
- a CDS encoding SusC/RagA family TonB-linked outer membrane protein, with amino-acid sequence MQKSVRNKPINWQKLMRIGLLQWIMAALLASSGYARESSAQSILSKDMTLRLDNVTLKEALGQIQKKTDVKFVYSSRVSLQSKIKLNVEHQKLSNVLDQLLTPRGISYKVINEQIVLASTQNRSTFQLPEIEAKIRNLTAPAEITIKGKVLSADNNEPLPGVSVVIKGTQRGTSTDAVGAYEIAVPNGDASLIFSFVGYQSQEVVVGSKSSINISLSVDTKSLDELVVIGYGTAKKSDLSAAVSSVPDMAQIKNRPVLDVGNMIQGKVPGVTAVSNGGHPDQTPSITIRGTGSRSGESVLYVVDGVPNAPYNPSDIESITILKDAASAAIYGAFSGSAGVILITTRQATAGKPSIEYSGFRGIKQAWKLPNSLTADKEAYVSNLAFTNAGLAPLDGWDATKNPYAQVTRTNWIDEIFRTGIVQRHNISINAGTDKFSTLFQGRYEKNEGTLLNTYSQNISLRFNSVYKFTDNLKFRQEVFWNNSDSRGTETSSGYSGTILSAMYMPRSATVYYDDGSFGGVGPRDSQYLGIHGDAINPVATLLKNKPYNKGNDLQSVSEFSYSNIIPGLSFLTRFSYRQHGSLYKNFTPKRTEPGKPNNQNTLTYSTDKSYNWIWENTANYARVFGKHNIGAMLSTTSQESGAKGFSATARDLSDEEDWAQFFINASTFTSDRPTDYDWKDRNVSYVGRLSYSWADRYFLTGSYRYDIAGRLAEGYRGKGFPAATAAWKISSEPFFNVPAVDLLKIRASWGRIGNIGSVGRYYGYSTLTSDYTYQVGDGGVYSRALYVSALKNPKLSWETSQQTDIGIDVSLLKQKLTLSADYFDKLTYNLIKQQDTDWTNTYGYGAPYINQGKISNKGFEFVASWKDKAGELGYEISGNVATLKNRVKYIDENPNSVWVHSDAWRGTISPYRSTVGQPYYSYWLVKTDGIFQSDEAANSYTLNGTKIQPNAKAGDLKFVDLNGDGKIDDSDRSYMGSAFPKITYGFTTNLNWKSFDLSMFWQGVGGVKLFNAFKESTLNASEQGYNRWDKILDAWSPTNTGSNIPKINASDANKNFQTASDWYLESGNYVRLKSLVIGYTVPKFVKGANLRIYLSGDNLLTFTKYSGMDPEVGGIGLDGGQFPVSRVYSAGLKLKF; translated from the coding sequence ATGCAAAAATCAGTACGTAACAAGCCGATCAACTGGCAAAAACTTATGCGCATCGGATTGCTTCAATGGATCATGGCCGCTTTACTTGCCAGCTCCGGCTACGCAAGGGAAAGTTCGGCGCAGTCTATCCTGAGTAAGGATATGACGCTGCGGTTAGACAACGTTACGCTTAAAGAGGCGTTGGGACAAATTCAGAAAAAAACGGACGTAAAATTTGTTTATAGCAGCCGCGTTTCTCTGCAAAGTAAGATCAAACTTAACGTAGAACATCAAAAACTTTCGAATGTTCTGGATCAGCTGCTGACTCCGCGCGGAATAAGCTATAAGGTTATTAATGAGCAAATTGTGTTGGCAAGTACGCAGAACCGGTCTACATTTCAATTACCTGAAATAGAGGCAAAAATACGGAATTTAACTGCACCGGCTGAAATCACAATCAAAGGAAAAGTACTTTCTGCTGATAACAATGAACCCCTTCCGGGCGTTAGTGTCGTGATAAAAGGAACACAGCGTGGTACTTCAACAGATGCAGTTGGCGCGTATGAAATTGCAGTTCCAAACGGTGATGCTTCACTTATTTTCAGTTTTGTGGGTTATCAGAGTCAGGAAGTTGTGGTGGGAAGTAAATCATCCATCAATATTTCTCTTTCTGTTGATACCAAATCCTTGGATGAGCTTGTAGTCATTGGTTACGGTACGGCAAAGAAAAGTGATTTATCAGCGGCAGTATCTTCTGTGCCGGATATGGCTCAGATCAAAAACCGTCCGGTACTGGATGTGGGTAACATGATTCAGGGTAAAGTTCCAGGTGTAACAGCCGTAAGTAATGGCGGTCACCCGGATCAAACGCCAAGCATCACGATTCGCGGTACCGGATCACGCAGTGGGGAAAGCGTTTTGTACGTTGTTGATGGTGTACCAAATGCACCTTACAACCCTTCTGATATTGAATCAATTACCATTCTGAAAGATGCTGCATCAGCGGCTATTTACGGTGCATTTTCCGGTTCTGCCGGTGTTATTCTGATCACGACCAGACAGGCAACTGCTGGTAAACCTAGTATTGAATATTCAGGATTTCGCGGAATTAAACAGGCCTGGAAACTGCCAAATTCTTTAACAGCCGATAAAGAAGCTTACGTTTCAAACCTTGCTTTTACAAACGCCGGTCTGGCGCCACTTGATGGATGGGATGCTACAAAAAATCCTTACGCACAGGTTACACGTACCAACTGGATTGACGAAATTTTCAGAACCGGAATTGTTCAGAGACATAATATCAGCATCAATGCAGGTACCGATAAATTCTCTACGCTTTTCCAGGGTCGTTACGAAAAAAATGAGGGAACACTTTTAAATACTTACAGCCAGAATATTTCTCTTCGTTTCAATTCTGTATATAAATTCACAGATAATCTGAAATTCCGTCAGGAAGTTTTCTGGAATAACAGCGATAGTCGTGGAACTGAAACCAGCAGCGGATATAGCGGAACAATTCTTTCGGCTATGTATATGCCACGTTCTGCAACGGTTTATTATGATGATGGTTCATTTGGTGGCGTAGGTCCGAGAGATTCACAATATCTTGGTATTCATGGAGATGCGATCAATCCGGTTGCTACTTTGTTAAAAAACAAACCTTACAATAAAGGCAACGATCTTCAATCCGTTTCTGAATTTTCTTATTCCAATATCATTCCCGGATTATCATTTCTGACAAGATTTTCATACCGTCAGCATGGTTCTCTTTACAAAAATTTCACTCCGAAAAGAACCGAGCCGGGTAAGCCTAATAACCAAAATACTCTGACTTATTCGACAGATAAGTCCTACAACTGGATATGGGAAAATACTGCTAACTATGCCAGAGTTTTTGGTAAACATAACATCGGAGCAATGCTTTCCACTACCTCTCAGGAAAGCGGAGCAAAAGGTTTCAGTGCTACGGCCAGAGATCTTAGCGATGAGGAAGACTGGGCGCAATTTTTCATTAACGCCAGTACTTTCACTTCCGACAGACCTACGGATTACGACTGGAAAGACCGTAACGTTTCTTATGTTGGACGACTTTCTTACAGCTGGGCTGACCGTTATTTCCTGACAGGAAGTTACCGTTACGATATAGCCGGACGTTTGGCGGAAGGTTACCGTGGAAAAGGTTTTCCTGCTGCAACGGCCGCATGGAAAATAAGCTCGGAACCTTTCTTTAATGTACCTGCTGTTGATCTTTTGAAAATCAGAGCGAGCTGGGGACGTATTGGAAATATCGGATCTGTTGGCCGTTACTATGGCTACTCTACCCTGACTTCGGATTATACATATCAGGTTGGCGATGGCGGAGTTTATTCGAGAGCCCTGTATGTTTCTGCACTAAAAAACCCGAAACTTTCATGGGAAACTTCGCAGCAAACAGATATCGGCATTGACGTTTCTTTGTTGAAACAAAAATTAACACTTTCTGCTGACTATTTTGACAAGTTAACATACAACCTGATCAAACAGCAGGATACCGACTGGACCAACACTTACGGTTATGGTGCTCCTTATATAAACCAGGGAAAGATCAGCAATAAAGGTTTTGAATTTGTTGCTTCATGGAAAGACAAGGCAGGCGAACTTGGATATGAGATCAGCGGTAATGTTGCAACACTAAAAAACAGAGTGAAATATATTGACGAAAATCCAAATTCAGTTTGGGTGCATTCTGATGCATGGAGAGGTACGATTTCGCCATATCGCTCAACTGTGGGACAACCTTATTATTCCTACTGGTTGGTAAAAACAGATGGAATTTTCCAGTCGGATGAAGCGGCGAACAGCTATACCTTAAACGGAACAAAAATTCAGCCAAACGCAAAAGCAGGAGATTTGAAATTTGTTGATTTGAACGGCGACGGAAAAATTGATGACAGCGACAGATCTTACATGGGCAGCGCATTTCCAAAAATCACTTACGGTTTTACAACAAATCTTAACTGGAAATCATTTGACCTGAGCATGTTCTGGCAAGGTGTTGGAGGTGTCAAACTTTTCAACGCCTTCAAAGAATCTACATTGAACGCATCAGAACAAGGTTACAACCGTTGGGATAAAATCCTGGATGCATGGTCGCCCACTAATACGGGTTCAAACATTCCAAAGATCAATGCAAGTGATGCTAATAAAAACTTCCAGACTGCTTCTGACTGGTATCTTGAAAGCGGAAATTATGTTCGTTTGAAAAGTTTGGTTATCGGTTACACCGTACCAAAATTTGTTAAAGGTGCCAATCTTCGTATTTATTTAAGCGGCGACAATTTGCTGACATTCACAAAATATTCAGGTATGGATCCGGAAGTTGGAGGTATCGGTCTGGATGGCGGACAATTCCCGGTTTCCCGTGTGTACTCAGCAGGTTTAAAGCTTAAATTCTAA
- a CDS encoding FecR family protein, with the protein MNQPVPSAFLLEKYLNDQCTAQEKEVVEKWYASINGKTDYLDSLSESEQIRLQKETFDYIKTQIEKKETRTKTFSPAFIWLSGIAASLLIGLGFYFLNQRSENISPIAASNIQKEVISDTIYFQNNEPRMVMHKLPDGSSVWMHADAAISYPKKFQNDKRTVTFSGEGFFDIAHDKTRPFLIQSGEVKIKVLGTRFNVKAREKQKMLEVSVVSGSVSVTAPGEKNTQEVILKPQQKAFFEPKSKRLTFFEIPSQTKKEIFEPVTIVFEETRLTSVIQQLEQRFETHILLVNPAMYNCKLTADFEQQSLPVILEMLCTSLEASYSMSENTILIDGNACK; encoded by the coding sequence ATGAATCAACCTGTACCGTCTGCTTTCCTGTTGGAGAAATACCTTAATGATCAATGCACTGCTCAGGAAAAAGAAGTGGTAGAAAAATGGTATGCGTCAATAAATGGCAAAACGGATTATCTGGATTCGCTGTCTGAAAGTGAACAAATCCGTTTGCAGAAAGAAACCTTTGACTACATCAAAACGCAGATAGAAAAGAAGGAAACCAGGACAAAGACTTTCTCTCCTGCTTTCATCTGGTTAAGCGGAATTGCGGCTTCATTATTGATCGGATTAGGATTTTATTTTCTTAATCAGCGTTCAGAAAATATTTCTCCGATTGCGGCTTCAAATATCCAGAAAGAAGTCATTTCGGATACAATTTATTTTCAGAACAATGAGCCGCGGATGGTTATGCACAAACTTCCGGATGGAAGTTCAGTATGGATGCATGCAGATGCCGCAATTTCCTACCCAAAAAAATTCCAGAATGATAAAAGAACCGTAACGTTTAGCGGTGAAGGTTTTTTTGATATCGCCCATGACAAAACCCGGCCATTCCTGATTCAGAGCGGCGAGGTAAAAATTAAAGTATTAGGTACGCGCTTCAACGTAAAGGCACGCGAAAAACAGAAAATGCTTGAAGTATCGGTTGTTTCCGGTAGCGTTTCAGTAACCGCGCCAGGCGAAAAAAACACACAGGAAGTAATTCTGAAGCCTCAGCAAAAAGCATTTTTCGAGCCAAAGTCAAAACGACTAACATTTTTTGAAATACCAAGTCAGACTAAAAAAGAAATATTTGAACCGGTCACGATTGTATTTGAAGAAACACGGCTCACCTCTGTCATTCAGCAATTGGAGCAGCGTTTTGAGACACACATTCTTCTTGTAAATCCGGCCATGTATAACTGCAAATTAACCGCAGACTTTGAACAACAATCATTACCGGTAATCCTGGAAATGCTTTGTACTTCTCTGGAAGCGAGTTATTCAATGTCGGAGAATACCATTTTGATTGACGGAAATGCTTGTAAATAA
- a CDS encoding metal-dependent hydrolase family protein, with protein MKFIYLTFLAVFSVSSVFAQRTVIYCGNLFDGTNGSLRPSVTVIVEKNKIISVENGYSAALSADKVIDLKSKTVLPGLIDMHVHLEGETSKDQFQKRIQQNMADVAFDAQKNGVTTLMAGFTTVRDLGGSGANIALRNAINRGVVVGPRILTSGKTIATTGGHGDPSNGIKPELQLPPAALDGVINSPDEARQAIRQRYKDGVDWIKITATGGVLSIAKNGKGPQFQPDELKALIETANDYGLKVAAHAHGAEGMKRALRAGVTTIEHGSFLDDECIKLFKEKGAYLVPTIIAGKTASDSAKIPGYYHPLVVPKALETGKMIQESFAKAYKAGVKIGFGTDAGVYVHGKNAKEFVYMTEAGMPMAEALLAATRTNSEILSMKDQIGSVEAGKLADIIAVDSDPLKDPAVMMNVTFVMKDGVVYKLK; from the coding sequence ATGAAATTTATCTACCTAACTTTTCTTGCAGTTTTTTCGGTCAGCAGTGTTTTTGCCCAGCGCACTGTGATTTATTGCGGCAATTTGTTTGATGGTACCAATGGCTCGTTGAGACCTTCTGTTACCGTTATTGTTGAAAAAAATAAAATTATTTCCGTTGAAAATGGATATTCGGCAGCACTTTCAGCCGATAAAGTGATTGACCTGAAAAGTAAAACTGTTTTGCCCGGGCTGATTGATATGCACGTCCATCTGGAAGGTGAAACGAGCAAGGATCAGTTTCAAAAAAGAATTCAGCAAAACATGGCTGACGTTGCATTTGATGCGCAGAAAAATGGAGTAACCACTTTGATGGCAGGTTTTACAACCGTTAGAGATTTAGGTGGAAGCGGTGCCAATATTGCTTTGCGTAATGCGATCAACAGAGGTGTTGTTGTAGGTCCGAGAATACTGACATCCGGAAAAACGATTGCAACCACAGGTGGTCACGGCGATCCTTCAAATGGTATCAAACCGGAATTACAATTGCCTCCTGCTGCGCTGGATGGCGTTATTAACAGTCCGGATGAAGCACGTCAGGCCATTCGCCAACGTTATAAAGATGGCGTTGACTGGATCAAAATCACAGCAACAGGCGGTGTGTTAAGTATCGCTAAAAATGGAAAGGGGCCACAATTTCAACCTGATGAATTAAAAGCTTTAATTGAAACTGCGAATGATTACGGACTGAAAGTGGCAGCGCATGCCCATGGAGCCGAAGGTATGAAACGCGCACTTCGTGCCGGCGTTACAACGATCGAGCACGGTTCATTCCTGGATGATGAATGTATCAAACTTTTCAAGGAAAAAGGCGCATATCTGGTTCCGACGATTATTGCCGGAAAGACTGCTTCGGACTCTGCCAAAATTCCTGGGTATTATCATCCGCTTGTTGTCCCAAAAGCACTTGAAACGGGAAAAATGATTCAGGAATCTTTTGCAAAAGCGTATAAGGCTGGCGTGAAAATAGGTTTTGGAACAGACGCAGGTGTTTATGTTCATGGAAAAAACGCCAAAGAATTTGTTTACATGACAGAAGCAGGAATGCCGATGGCAGAAGCGTTGCTTGCTGCTACACGCACGAATTCCGAGATACTAAGTATGAAAGATCAGATCGGTTCGGTGGAGGCAGGAAAACTTGCTGACATCATTGCCGTAGACTCAGATCCGCTAAAAGATCCGGCAGTGATGATGAATGTGACTTTTGTGATGAAAGATGGGGTGGTATATAAGTTGAAGTAA
- a CDS encoding type II toxin-antitoxin system VapC family toxin, producing the protein MKHELANNLYHIATEKNQFFVSLLCLQETAFVLHKLGKKADDIEAMLYNFLSFQFVPYQVSDLIRAIDLAKLIGFNNTNDCIHLSIAETHCTEIYTFNKSDFKRLQNLTKLKITLL; encoded by the coding sequence TTGAAACATGAACTGGCCAATAATCTGTATCATATAGCTACTGAAAAGAATCAGTTTTTCGTTTCACTTTTATGTCTCCAGGAAACTGCTTTTGTTCTGCATAAGTTAGGGAAAAAGGCAGATGATATAGAAGCAATGCTATATAATTTCTTATCATTTCAGTTTGTACCTTATCAAGTTTCAGATTTGATTCGCGCCATTGATCTGGCAAAATTGATTGGATTCAATAATACGAATGATTGTATTCATCTTTCAATCGCCGAAACTCACTGCACTGAAATTTATACTTTTAATAAGTCAGATTTCAAGCGTCTCCAAAATTTGACCAAGTTGAAAATCACGTTATTATAG
- a CDS encoding alkaline phosphatase has translation MKFIIPAFLSAFLFVNQVNAQSPVRYSTAQAHSHNDYEQNIPFLRAYYQQFGSIEADIFLKNDSIFVAHDQKYITSKNTFQALYLKPILDQIEKNKGSIYPDKNLGLQLLIDLKTPGKETIPALVKILKPYENIFYPKGPVKIVLSGDVPPPQEFNQYPDYLFFDGRPDIQYTKAQLEKVGLISQDFTKYTKWNGKGILVKSEKNAIDAVIKKVHDQGKKVRFWATPDNVNAWKMLMNMGLDYLNTDKVEELGPYLRKRVDAEYTAEKVQSLYKPTYRNNDKESKVKNIILLIGDGMGLAQIYSGVTANRGELNLTRFLNIGFSKTNAADSYITDSAAGATAMATGKKARNRAIGVDTNNIPLPNLPDKIKPFGIKTGLISAGNIVDATPAAFYAHRTDRAMEAQIAHDYLKSPVDILIGGGAPLFEKEKVADSLKLQGIQFSNQWKDLNTLKTPFVLLDDSKTVSILNGRGNFLTEAFKRTQESLAKNEKGFFIMAEGAQIDYGGHANKVPYDVTEMLDFDQLIGEALRFADSNGETLVIVTADHETGGLTLLDGDLKKGYVDGNFSTNDHTSVMVPVFAYGPHSMDFRGVYENTEIYEKILGIFKKYGKK, from the coding sequence ATGAAGTTTATTATCCCAGCTTTCCTTTCCGCATTTCTTTTTGTTAATCAGGTTAATGCTCAGAGTCCGGTTCGTTATAGTACGGCACAAGCGCATTCTCATAATGACTACGAACAAAATATTCCGTTCCTACGCGCATATTACCAACAATTCGGCTCAATAGAAGCTGACATTTTCCTGAAAAACGACAGCATTTTTGTAGCGCATGACCAAAAATATATCACATCAAAAAATACATTTCAAGCACTTTACCTGAAACCGATCCTCGATCAGATTGAAAAGAATAAAGGGAGCATATATCCTGATAAAAACCTGGGTTTGCAGTTATTGATCGATTTAAAAACGCCAGGAAAAGAAACCATTCCGGCACTTGTAAAAATATTAAAGCCGTATGAAAATATCTTTTATCCAAAAGGGCCAGTCAAAATTGTACTAAGCGGTGATGTTCCTCCGCCTCAGGAATTTAACCAATATCCGGATTATCTGTTTTTTGATGGAAGGCCGGATATTCAGTATACCAAAGCACAGCTCGAAAAAGTTGGTCTGATCAGTCAGGATTTTACAAAGTATACCAAATGGAACGGAAAAGGAATTTTAGTAAAAAGTGAGAAAAATGCCATTGATGCTGTAATCAAAAAAGTACATGATCAGGGCAAAAAAGTGCGTTTCTGGGCTACTCCTGATAATGTCAATGCCTGGAAAATGCTGATGAATATGGGACTTGATTATTTGAATACTGATAAAGTAGAGGAATTGGGCCCTTATCTGAGAAAACGTGTGGATGCGGAATATACCGCTGAAAAAGTCCAGTCACTTTACAAACCAACTTATCGCAATAATGACAAGGAATCCAAAGTCAAAAATATAATTTTATTAATAGGCGACGGCATGGGACTTGCGCAGATTTATTCTGGTGTTACAGCCAATCGCGGAGAACTTAACCTTACCAGATTTTTAAACATTGGTTTTTCCAAAACCAATGCTGCGGATAGTTATATCACTGATTCCGCTGCCGGCGCAACAGCTATGGCTACTGGTAAAAAAGCCAGAAACAGAGCTATTGGTGTTGATACCAACAATATTCCACTTCCCAACTTACCTGATAAAATCAAACCATTTGGTATCAAAACAGGTCTGATATCAGCAGGAAATATTGTAGATGCTACACCCGCCGCATTTTACGCACACCGGACTGACAGAGCGATGGAAGCTCAGATTGCACATGATTATTTGAAATCTCCCGTTGATATTTTAATCGGTGGCGGCGCTCCGCTTTTTGAAAAAGAAAAGGTCGCAGATTCACTTAAATTACAGGGAATCCAGTTTTCAAATCAGTGGAAAGATTTAAATACACTGAAAACGCCGTTTGTACTTCTGGATGATTCTAAAACAGTATCGATATTGAACGGACGTGGAAATTTCCTGACAGAAGCATTTAAAAGAACGCAGGAATCTCTGGCAAAAAATGAAAAAGGATTTTTCATTATGGCCGAAGGCGCGCAGATTGATTACGGCGGACATGCCAATAAAGTACCTTATGATGTTACTGAAATGCTGGATTTTGATCAGCTGATTGGAGAAGCATTGCGTTTTGCAGATAGTAATGGTGAAACACTTGTTATCGTTACCGCTGATCACGAAACCGGCGGTTTAACTTTACTGGATGGCGATCTGAAAAAAGGATATGTTGATGGTAATTTTAGTACCAATGATCATACTTCGGTAATGGTTCCGGTTTTCGCCTATGGCCCCCACTCTATGGATTTCAGAGGGGTTTATGAGAATACGGAGATTTATGAAAAGATATTGGGGATATTTAAAAAGTATGGGAAGAAGTAG
- a CDS encoding RNA polymerase sigma factor, producing MSQLYLTYSDENILELIGQDDELAFGELYERYFKVLFNYVFSKVGDQFSAQEIVQELFVNIWQQRQKNQIQTCRPFLFAVAKKSVINFYRKEFTRKHHYNQWEIQASTISELTDQTILTADLQSKYERALEMLPAKCREVFIRSRQGLSNREIAAELIISEKTVEQHITKALRILRQHLKEHLAYLIIFYQLFL from the coding sequence ATGAGCCAGTTGTATCTTACCTATTCCGATGAAAATATTCTTGAACTGATTGGTCAGGACGACGAACTTGCGTTTGGCGAGCTTTATGAACGTTATTTCAAGGTTTTGTTTAACTATGTATTTTCCAAGGTAGGAGATCAATTTTCAGCGCAGGAAATCGTTCAGGAACTGTTTGTAAATATCTGGCAGCAGCGTCAGAAAAACCAGATTCAGACTTGCCGGCCATTTTTATTTGCCGTCGCAAAAAAATCTGTGATAAATTTTTACAGAAAAGAATTCACCCGGAAACATCATTACAATCAATGGGAAATCCAGGCTTCAACTATTTCGGAGCTGACGGATCAGACAATACTTACGGCCGACCTGCAAAGCAAATATGAAAGGGCGCTGGAAATGTTGCCTGCAAAATGCCGGGAGGTTTTCATCCGCAGCCGTCAGGGACTTTCCAATCGCGAAATTGCCGCAGAATTGATCATTTCTGAAAAAACAGTAGAACAGCATATTACAAAAGCTCTCCGCATTTTAAGACAACATTTGAAGGAACATCTGGCCTACCTGATTATTTTTTATCAATTATTTTTGTAA
- a CDS encoding NUDIX hydrolase has protein sequence MYRYPVTSRILLAIDCIIFGFDGKDIKLLLVKRNLEPEMGKWSLMGGFLREDEDLEVGAGRIIYDLTGLKNIYVEQLETFGKVNRDPAERTVSVVFFALIQIEEHDSEAVKNHNASWISLDQRPGLIFDHNEMVSRAIEHLRYKAALHPIGFELLPELFTIPQLQKLYEAIYNTPLDRRNFSRKLLSTGLLIDTGFKNNNSTTKKATLYKLDTIRYKEKFHAFWNFMPDSMKPVKI, from the coding sequence ATGTACAGGTATCCCGTCACTTCGCGCATTTTGCTTGCTATTGATTGTATCATTTTTGGTTTTGACGGAAAAGATATAAAATTACTTCTGGTGAAGCGAAATCTGGAACCCGAAATGGGGAAATGGTCGCTGATGGGCGGTTTTTTGAGAGAAGATGAGGATCTGGAAGTAGGGGCGGGGAGAATTATTTATGACCTAACGGGGCTGAAAAATATTTATGTCGAGCAGCTTGAAACATTTGGAAAAGTAAACCGCGATCCGGCTGAACGAACAGTTTCAGTTGTTTTTTTTGCTTTGATACAAATTGAAGAACATGACTCCGAAGCCGTAAAAAATCACAATGCATCCTGGATAAGCCTTGACCAGCGCCCCGGTTTAATTTTTGACCATAATGAAATGGTCAGTCGTGCCATTGAACATCTGCGATACAAAGCGGCATTGCATCCAATCGGTTTCGAGCTTTTACCTGAACTTTTCACAATTCCGCAGTTGCAGAAATTGTATGAAGCCATTTACAACACACCGCTCGACAGGCGAAATTTTAGCCGAAAATTGCTTTCTACCGGTTTATTGATTGATACGGGTTTTAAAAATAATAATTCAACAACGAAAAAGGCGACATTGTATAAACTGGATACAATCCGATACAAAGAGAAATTTCATGCTTTCTGGAATTTTATGCCCGATTCCATGAAACCGGTTAAAATTTAG